From a single Deltaproteobacteria bacterium genomic region:
- a CDS encoding polysaccharide biosynthesis/export family protein codes for MNNKISFFILFLAAAIAGCGGGGRTVNTPQTSRQDYQAPQEVENINSRLISQSIPANTATPAGYLIGPADLLEIRVFESDRLTTTTRVSSRGEITIPLLNSVYVEGLTARDAEVKIENMLRDGEYIDDPHVGIFVTEHKSKVVSVLGYVNSPGVYELIGSRTLLDALASAQGLNDKAGTLVYVTRNEKDGSKNSYLVDLDELLSSQNPEANLEIKPGDLVYVPEAANVFVEGAVVNPGAYPINEGKTTLSEAVVMAGGVMSVADKGDVKLIRYLGNGRKEVVDVDLERIRNGEESDPLLNEKDAVIVGASGIKSFFYGLNFNVFGIGGVGYNPPDR; via the coding sequence ATGAATAATAAAATATCATTCTTTATTCTTTTCCTGGCGGCCGCGATTGCCGGATGCGGGGGGGGCGGCCGGACAGTAAACACGCCTCAGACGTCCCGGCAGGACTACCAGGCTCCTCAAGAAGTCGAAAATATTAATTCCCGGCTTATTTCACAATCTATTCCTGCGAACACGGCCACGCCCGCAGGATATCTGATAGGACCCGCAGACCTTCTCGAGATAAGGGTATTTGAGTCTGACAGATTGACCACCACCACTCGTGTGAGCTCCAGGGGAGAAATCACCATACCACTTCTGAACAGTGTCTATGTAGAAGGACTCACCGCAAGGGATGCGGAGGTAAAGATAGAAAACATGCTCAGAGACGGCGAGTATATAGATGATCCTCATGTGGGTATATTCGTGACAGAGCACAAGAGCAAGGTTGTTTCCGTGCTGGGGTATGTAAACAGTCCTGGGGTCTACGAGCTGATCGGCAGTAGGACGCTGCTTGATGCTCTGGCATCCGCGCAGGGCTTGAACGATAAGGCTGGAACACTGGTTTATGTGACGAGGAATGAAAAAGACGGAAGTAAGAATTCTTATCTTGTGGATCTGGACGAGCTTCTTTCCAGTCAGAATCCCGAAGCTAATCTAGAAATTAAACCCGGGGACCTGGTGTATGTCCCTGAAGCGGCAAACGTCTTTGTTGAGGGCGCTGTGGTCAACCCCGGCGCGTATCCTATCAATGAAGGGAAGACGACGCTTAGCGAGGCTGTAGTAATGGCGGGCGGAGTAATGAGTGTTGCGGATAAAGGGGACGTAAAGCTCATTCGCTACCTTGGAAACGGCAGAAAAGAGGTTGTGGATGTCGATCTGGAGAGAATCCGGAACGGCGAGGAATCGGACCCGCTGTTAAACGAAAAAGACGCCGTAATTGTAGGAGCCAGCGGTATAAAGAGCTTTTTCTACGGGCTCAATTTTAACGTGTTCGGAATAGGTGGAGTAGGTTACAATCCGCCTGACAGATGA
- a CDS encoding UpxY family transcription antiterminator: MSTMADTRNLASQNEDMVYPGEVSGASAARSWYAVYTIVRHEKTVDSLLSSKKIETFLPLREVMTQWKDRRKKLQLPLFPGYIFVRIFEKDAQSVLNILNTRGVVRILSSNGSYERVSAHQIDSIRCLVDTNVEYDPYKYLVKGKEVVVVNGPLSGVSGKIVERKGQNRLIVSIDIIKRSVAVKVDPADIELV, translated from the coding sequence ATGAGCACAATGGCGGATACAAGAAATCTAGCGTCTCAAAATGAGGATATGGTATATCCGGGCGAAGTTTCGGGCGCGTCGGCCGCTAGATCGTGGTATGCGGTTTACACAATCGTGAGACACGAAAAGACCGTCGACTCCCTGCTGTCGAGCAAGAAGATCGAGACATTTTTGCCTTTGAGGGAAGTTATGACTCAATGGAAAGACAGAAGAAAAAAGCTACAGCTTCCGCTTTTCCCCGGATATATATTCGTACGGATATTCGAGAAGGACGCGCAGAGCGTACTGAATATTTTGAATACTAGAGGTGTCGTAAGAATCCTTAGCTCGAACGGAAGCTATGAGAGAGTGTCCGCTCATCAGATAGATTCGATAAGGTGTCTCGTGGACACGAATGTCGAATACGATCCGTATAAATATTTGGTAAAAGGGAAAGAGGTTGTGGTAGTTAACGGGCCGCTCAGTGGTGTAAGCGGAAAGATCGTCGAAAGGAAGGGACAGAACAGGCTCATTGTATCGATAGATATCATTAAGCGTTCTGTTGCCGTAAAAGTGGATCCGGCTGATATAGAGCTTGTATGA
- a CDS encoding response regulator transcription factor yields MKVLVVDDSRIIRDRLVNLLSTIKGVETVAEAENAEMAISRYQTDRHEVLILDIRMRGENGIEVLKQIKRERNAPKVIMLTNFPYSQYRKKCMEEGADFFLDKSTEFDEITEIIRNMVKEP; encoded by the coding sequence ATGAAGGTATTAGTGGTTGACGATTCGAGGATAATTCGTGACAGGTTAGTAAATTTACTTTCTACAATAAAGGGAGTGGAAACCGTCGCGGAGGCTGAAAATGCGGAGATGGCAATTTCACGTTATCAGACGGACAGACACGAAGTATTAATACTGGACATACGTATGAGAGGAGAAAACGGGATAGAAGTTCTGAAACAGATTAAAAGAGAGCGGAACGCTCCCAAGGTAATCATGCTGACTAACTTTCCCTACTCTCAATACAGAAAAAAATGCATGGAAGAAGGGGCGGATTTTTTTCTTGACAAGTCCACTGAATTTGATGAGATAACTGAAATAATAAGAAATATGGTGAAAGAGCCATGA
- a CDS encoding response regulator transcription factor has translation MIRVLIADDHPVVRLGLKMILQKEPDISVHNEARTAREALELVHSTDFDIVLLDISLPDRNGLEVLRQLKNECPEISVLVISMHSEDLYAVRVLKEGACGYINKDSAPEELVKAVRKVVSGGRYVSSSLAEKLAFGLVSESNGSPDEALSNREFQVMCMIASGKTVKEISNKLYLSEKTVSTYRARIMKKMNMKTNAELTSYSIKNNLIT, from the coding sequence ATGATTAGAGTTCTGATTGCAGACGATCATCCGGTGGTTAGACTGGGTTTGAAAATGATTCTGCAGAAGGAGCCCGATATCTCCGTACACAACGAGGCCAGAACGGCCCGTGAAGCCCTGGAGCTCGTTCATAGTACGGATTTCGACATTGTGCTGCTCGACATATCGCTGCCTGACCGGAACGGGCTCGAAGTACTGCGTCAATTGAAAAACGAGTGTCCGGAAATCAGCGTGCTGGTCATAAGCATGCATTCGGAGGATTTATACGCCGTAAGGGTTCTAAAGGAAGGCGCTTGTGGATACATTAACAAGGACAGCGCGCCGGAGGAGCTGGTAAAAGCTGTGAGGAAGGTTGTTTCGGGAGGCAGATATGTAAGCTCTTCTCTCGCTGAAAAACTGGCTTTCGGGCTGGTTAGCGAATCTAACGGTTCTCCTGATGAAGCTCTGTCCAACCGTGAATTTCAGGTTATGTGCATGATAGCCTCGGGAAAAACAGTGAAGGAAATCTCAAATAAATTGTATTTAAGCGAAAAAACCGTAAGCACATACCGGGCGCGTATCATGAAAAAAATGAATATGAAGACAAACGCAGAATTGACAAGTTATAGCATAAAGAACAATTTGATTACCTGA
- a CDS encoding PAS domain S-box protein, which translates to MNISTEAMKITPEGERASDRIHNPNKRNLKKLNLVFEINARYEFVYFDPKIRNVLDYEADELRGKNFLQHVHPDESEYINTEFGKSLEVFSNILDIEYNEFEMDNVFNLIKKEKVAPFLEKFSKTFRTLSANDPITYRFKQKNGDYCWLESVVTPVLNPDGGIGITVRSRDLTDLIKVQESLKFSLRKLSKKSRYENIIRTITQDVHSSIDLQEVFDNAVDAIHRNVAGAENVSIHIIDGENAVIKSYRGYPDTFVDRIKVIPYPKDYTWKTIIDEKLIYCADVDRDSVVGRVGREIGVKSYLSMPIHSRNSVLGVINISSTQKDIFYEDELVLLELISRQIETAINNARKAEKLRKSEERFRTLFENVPTGVYRITPYGQILDANPAFIAMLGYSSMEEFAVHEIENQHFRSDTAWRKVKNILDRDGEIKGMESVWNKRDATEIYVLENITVIKTNDGKILFYEGTVEDITERKVAEDKLKEINMNLEKEIGKRTNELTNANESLRKEIKERRIKEYELKNSYKQLRALTKHLESVREEERTKISREVHDELGQSLTGLKIDLGLLSKQLDENDYESQLGEINERIKRMSALVDSNIQSVRRIAMELRPGVLDDLGTVAAIEWQAQDFEKLTGIECRFNSEVQHIPLNREVSTALFRMFQEILTNVAQHSEATIVNVSLKEQSDKYLLKVEDNGVGILEESITAPQSLGLLGMKERALIFGGTINITGKPKKGTAVLVGVPKGRCTND; encoded by the coding sequence ATGAATATAAGCACCGAAGCTATGAAAATAACTCCTGAAGGCGAGCGAGCATCGGATCGTATTCACAATCCGAATAAGCGCAATCTGAAGAAGCTTAATCTGGTGTTCGAAATAAATGCCAGATACGAATTTGTATACTTTGACCCCAAAATTAGGAATGTTCTCGACTACGAGGCGGATGAGTTGCGGGGTAAGAACTTCTTGCAGCATGTTCATCCGGACGAAAGCGAATATATAAATACCGAGTTTGGTAAATCTCTTGAGGTTTTTTCAAACATACTGGATATAGAATATAACGAATTTGAAATGGACAATGTTTTTAACCTCATAAAAAAAGAGAAGGTTGCCCCGTTTCTGGAAAAATTTTCTAAAACATTCAGAACCCTGTCCGCAAATGACCCGATCACCTACAGATTCAAGCAGAAGAACGGAGATTATTGCTGGCTTGAAAGCGTGGTAACCCCTGTTCTTAATCCGGACGGCGGAATCGGTATAACGGTCCGGTCCCGGGATCTTACGGATCTCATCAAGGTGCAGGAATCGCTTAAGTTCAGCCTGAGAAAGCTGAGCAAGAAAAGTAGATATGAAAACATAATAAGAACCATTACTCAGGATGTGCACAGTTCGATCGATTTACAGGAAGTATTCGATAATGCCGTGGATGCGATTCATAGAAATGTGGCTGGGGCGGAGAATGTTTCAATACACATAATCGACGGTGAGAATGCTGTTATTAAATCCTACAGGGGGTACCCGGATACGTTTGTAGATAGAATAAAAGTGATTCCCTACCCGAAAGACTATACCTGGAAAACCATAATCGATGAAAAGCTCATATACTGTGCAGATGTCGACCGGGATTCTGTTGTCGGAAGAGTCGGAAGGGAAATCGGAGTCAAGAGCTATTTATCAATGCCCATTCATTCCAGAAATAGCGTACTGGGTGTGATAAATATCAGTTCAACCCAGAAAGATATATTTTATGAAGACGAGCTGGTGCTGCTTGAGCTAATCTCAAGGCAAATAGAAACCGCTATTAACAACGCTCGAAAGGCGGAAAAGCTGAGAAAGAGTGAAGAGAGATTCAGGACCCTGTTTGAGAATGTGCCTACAGGTGTATACAGAATTACTCCCTACGGACAGATACTTGATGCAAATCCGGCGTTCATCGCTATGCTGGGTTATTCGTCTATGGAGGAATTTGCCGTACATGAGATTGAAAACCAGCATTTCAGATCCGATACTGCCTGGAGGAAGGTCAAGAACATTCTGGATAGGGACGGGGAGATCAAGGGCATGGAATCCGTATGGAATAAACGGGACGCGACGGAGATATATGTCCTGGAAAATATTACGGTGATAAAAACCAATGACGGGAAAATCCTTTTTTATGAGGGGACAGTCGAAGATATAACAGAGCGGAAGGTTGCCGAAGACAAGTTAAAAGAAATAAATATGAATTTGGAAAAGGAGATCGGCAAAAGAACCAATGAATTGACAAACGCCAACGAATCACTGCGTAAGGAAATAAAAGAGAGAAGAATTAAAGAATACGAGCTTAAGAACTCTTATAAACAATTGCGCGCGCTGACGAAACACCTGGAATCCGTACGCGAAGAAGAGAGGACCAAAATATCGCGCGAGGTTCACGATGAATTGGGTCAGTCTCTTACAGGGTTAAAGATAGACCTCGGCCTGCTAAGCAAGCAGTTGGACGAAAACGATTACGAATCCCAATTAGGGGAAATAAATGAAAGAATCAAGAGGATGTCGGCTCTGGTGGATTCTAATATTCAGTCGGTTCGCCGAATAGCGATGGAACTGAGGCCCGGAGTCCTCGATGATCTGGGAACCGTTGCCGCGATCGAATGGCAGGCGCAGGATTTTGAGAAGCTGACCGGTATAGAGTGCCGGTTTAACTCTGAAGTCCAGCATATACCGCTTAACCGGGAAGTTTCTACGGCGCTGTTCCGCATGTTTCAGGAGATACTGACAAACGTCGCGCAACATTCCGAGGCTACGATTGTAAACGTGAGTCTGAAAGAGCAAAGCGACAAGTACCTGCTTAAGGTTGAAGATAACGGAGTCGGGATCTTAGAGGAATCTATTACCGCTCCGCAGTCTCTGGGATTGCTCGGTATGAAGGAACGCGCCTTGATTTTCGGAGGTACTATAAACATTACAGGAAAACCTAAAAAGGGAACCGCGGTATTGGTTGGTGTTCCCAAAGGGAGGTGCACAAATGATTAG
- a CDS encoding nitroreductase family deazaflavin-dependent oxidoreductase, whose amino-acid sequence MSEKETLFSKGPPTGFKRLFFRFPLLLYKAGLGPLFGERFLKLTHTGRVSGLRRETVLEVVKHDSETGACYVVSGWGRKSNWYLNILNTPCVEMQVKNRKFRADARELSRERAASVLYDYSRRYPRAFGILTEKFFGERLEVSEQSAIRLAESMPVIELVPSR is encoded by the coding sequence ATGAGCGAAAAAGAAACTTTATTCAGCAAAGGGCCGCCGACAGGATTTAAAAGGCTCTTTTTCAGGTTTCCCCTGCTCCTATATAAAGCCGGGTTGGGGCCGCTCTTTGGGGAAAGGTTTCTGAAACTCACGCATACGGGAAGGGTGAGCGGACTAAGAAGGGAAACCGTGCTCGAGGTCGTGAAGCACGATAGTGAGACGGGCGCTTGCTACGTCGTTTCGGGTTGGGGGCGGAAGTCGAACTGGTACCTCAATATATTGAATACGCCTTGTGTGGAAATGCAGGTAAAGAACCGAAAGTTCCGGGCCGACGCAAGGGAGCTTTCGCGTGAGCGTGCGGCTTCCGTGCTCTACGATTACTCACGGCGCTATCCCCGGGCGTTCGGTATTCTTACCGAAAAATTTTTCGGAGAAAGGCTCGAAGTCTCGGAGCAAAGCGCAATAAGGTTGGCCGAGAGTATGCCAGTCATAGAGCTTGTACCTAGCCGATAA